From the Hevea brasiliensis isolate MT/VB/25A 57/8 chromosome 13, ASM3005281v1, whole genome shotgun sequence genome, the window ATCTCCTAGAGGACCAGGTGAAAGGTCTGCAGGAGCCCCATTATAGCATCTTGTTCCCTTGAACTCATTTGATAACATAGCTTCAAATGGATATTTGATTGCAGATATATAATGCAGCCACCTCCAGTAGACTGGTATCTGGGTCCTCTTCAGGAAGAACCCACAAGTCAGGAAGAAAAGTGCTGTGGTGGCTATCACAACTGCATAGCCTGTGATGTAACTGGGGACAAGTGCACTAACAAGCATAACATAAGCATTCGTAGTAACTAGAGAAGCGAAGAGTATTATCCAAAAGTTTAAGAGACTGCTTTTCAGATGCAGCAGGAATCTGGTTATGGCAGCAAAGGTTAAACCTTGAATGGCAAAAAATGGGAGATAAACTATAAGAGAGGAGATGACATAAGAGGAAGCACGGTATGCGTTGTGGGAAGTTTCTCTGATGAAGATGAATCTTTCCTGGATGAATGTTGGGACAGCATCATTGGATGAAAAGAAAACCAGGCAAACTGCAAAGATGTAGAAATTCAGAAGCCGGTTCACTGTTTTGAATATTGGTTCACTCAGGTTCTTGAAAAGTGAGGAAAGAATTAGTGCCATAACAGTTAATACGATTTCTCTCGACAGGAAAAGCTCAGGAGTGCGAACAACATTGAGTGCTGTGCGCCATGAGAGAACTGCAACCTCTCGGAGCCATGGGTTAGCAAATTTAGGACCGTGTGCTGGCTCATCAagcacttcttcttcttccatgtCAAAATCCTCATAAGAAGCAGCATATGAGTCCTCCACTGAGGAGCTAAAGACCACTGGATTTTTTGGGCGAGAAGGGATCTGTTGTGGGGTTGCATACCGGCTTGAGACTTGACTTCTTGCTCCAGAAATTTGCGATTTTCCTGGAGTCGTTCCTGGAGTTCTAGCGGGAGTCCAAGAGGGTGCACGGCGGGGAGTTCCCTTGACACCATGGTAGAGCCAGACTGAAAAATCTTTGTAGAACTGTGATGCCAAACGTGGTTGATAGACACCACTTTGCTTATGCATTGGCGTAGGCATAGTTCTACGCTCAAGGGAATTACCAAAGTTATCGTCATCATCATCAAAATCAAATTGTACAGAGTCAGTTCTAGAtgtcatatttccattaattgaAAATGCTTGGCTCCGAAGGCTAAGTGCATGCTTGGATCCAGGGGTATTCATATATGGAGTTCTTGGCGTTTTTGGGGTCTTTGGTGTCTTGGGAATAGGCGTCCTGGCAACTGGATCAGGTTTGATTCCATCTCTTTGGTAAAGAACAAGAGGCTCAAGTCCAATAGTGGACTCATCATACTCTTTGATTACATCAAGAAGATACTCCAGGCTGTTTTCACCATCAGGAACCGGCCTTCCAAATCCTGAGAGATGAGCAGGAAGAGCACCTGGACTTCCCATATATATCAGATTTCCCCTGTTTATAGATTTTGATATCTTTATCAATCTCAAGCTATCTGAATGTGCCCAATTTGAAGGTTATGGCTATACAAATCATCATGAATTTCTATCTTACCTTGCAAGAATTGTGATGCGGTCCAAGAGCATTTGAATCCTGTAAG encodes:
- the LOC110651507 gene encoding ABC transporter G family member STR-like; amino-acid sequence: MAPKVNRTNTNRNLETLLDIDKTVAAKKNAVPLEPRKMIPGHGLQFKNVSYSVKKKMKKDGVWITKEAYLLNDISGQAIRGEIMAIMGPSGAGKSTFLDALAGRIAQGSLEGSVKIDGKSVTTSYMKMISSYVMQDDQLFPMLTVFETFMFAAEVRLPPSISRSEKKQRVYELLDQLGLTSATHTYIGDEGRRGVSGGERRRVSIGIDIIHKPSLLFLDEPTSGLDSTSAFSVVEKVKDIARGGSIVLMTIHQPSYRIQMLLDRITILARGNLIYMGSPGALPAHLSGFGRPVPDGENSLEYLLDVIKEYDESTIGLEPLVLYQRDGIKPDPVARTPIPKTPKTPKTPRTPYMNTPGSKHALSLRSQAFSINGNMTSRTDSVQFDFDDDDDNFGNSLERRTMPTPMHKQSGVYQPRLASQFYKDFSVWLYHGVKGTPRRAPSWTPARTPGTTPGKSQISGARSQVSSRYATPQQIPSRPKNPVVFSSSVEDSYAASYEDFDMEEEEVLDEPAHGPKFANPWLREVAVLSWRTALNVVRTPELFLSREIVLTVMALILSSLFKNLSEPIFKTVNRLLNFYIFAVCLVFFSSNDAVPTFIQERFIFIRETSHNAYRASSYVISSLIVYLPFFAIQGLTFAAITRFLLHLKSSLLNFWIILFASLVTTNAYVMLVSALVPSYITGYAVVIATTALFFLTCGFFLKRTQIPVYWRWLHYISAIKYPFEAMLSNEFKGTRCYNGAPADLSPGPLGDIKPSKLHTSYTNGTTCPLIGEDILTTMDIKMDNLWYDIAILLAWGVLYRLFFYVVLRFYSKNERK